In Juglans regia cultivar Chandler chromosome 5, Walnut 2.0, whole genome shotgun sequence, the following are encoded in one genomic region:
- the LOC109020403 gene encoding transmembrane protein 45A-like — MSSLLGHVLPGIGFFVIGLWHLFNHIKLHAQYPISYISTPWFPTSRFKYLEHFFIIGGSCASIAMELFIGPVRHQPLDPDGTIPSNHLHNFEHSSISMTLLVYATFAILLDRIGTRAQYGLTLFLVATAFAQELLLFHFHSTDHIGPEGQYHLLLQFLIFVSLATTLLGIGLPKSFLVSFIRSASILFQGIWLMVMGVMLWTPELIPKGCSIHLEYGRKVVGCSGDEARHRAKSLVNILFSWFLIAITIFVVSFYLFMVKAYSEKVEYGSLKREEEHGEDSDDVELESQKKGKLGYSKSFIQMERTLFTP, encoded by the coding sequence ATGAGCAGTTTATTAGGGCATGTTTTACCAGGCATTGGCTTCTTTGTCATTGGCTTATGGCACCTCTTTAACCACATCAAGCTCCATGCTCAGTATCCAATTTCTTACATCTCTACCCCATGGTTCCCCACCTCAAGATTTAAGTACTTGGAGCACTTCTTTATCATTGGAGGCTCCTGTGCTTCCATAGCCATGGAGCTCTTCATCGGCCCAGTTCGACACCAACCATTGGACCCTGATGGAACCATCCCCTCCAATCATCTCCATAACTTCGAGCACTCCTCCATCTCAATGACCCTCTTGGTCTACGCCACATTTGCTATACTTCTTGATCGGATTGGCACCCGAGCTCAATATGGACTAACCCTTTTCCTTGTAGCCACAGCCTTTGctcaagaacttcttctttttcactttcACTCAACCGACCACATTGGCCCGGAAGGCCAATACCACTTGCTTCTgcaatttcttatttttgtttctttagcCACCACTCTTTTGGGAATCGGTCTTCCAAAGAGTTTCTTGGTCAGCTTTATAAGATCAGCCAGCATACTATTCCAAGGTATTTGGCTTATGGTGATGGGAGTCATGCTTTGGACACCAGAATTGATTCCTAAAGGTTGCTCCATCCACCTCGAATATGGTCGCAAAGTGGTCGGCTGCTCTGGGGATGAGGCTCGTCATCGCGCAAAGTCATTGGTTAACATCCTATTTAGCTGGTTCTTGATTGCAATCACCATTTTTGTAGTGAGCTTCTATTTGTTTATGGTTAAAGCTTACAGCGAGAAGGTGGAGTATGGTTCATTGAAAAGGGAAGAAGAGCATGGAGAAGATTCTGACGATGTTGAACTTGAATCCCAAAAGAAAGGCAAACTTGGCTATTCAAAGAGCTTTATACAAATGGAAAGAACCCTTTTCACCCCATGA
- the LOC108997837 gene encoding protein YLS3-like, which produces MSSKNSNLAISYTLVLLLVGFASSDLDQDRAECADQLVGLATCLPYVGGDAKAPTLDCCTGLKQVIEKSKKCLCVLIKDRDDPNLGLKINITLALALPTLCHSPTNISECVTLLHLAPNSTEAKIFEGHLNSTEGNTTTTVGSVKGNSTSNASSSGGLGKRRLGWSKDGLWDFTMYFHILPTFSYFVVFYGPP; this is translated from the exons ATGAGCTCCAAAAACTCAAATTTGGCAATCTCATACACTTTGGTGTTGCTGCTTGTTGGCTTTGCAAGCTCAGACTTGGATCAAGACAGAGCAGAATGTGCAGATCAGCTAGTCGGACTCGCCACGTGTCTTCCTTACGTCGGTGGTGATGCCAAAGCTCCAACCCTAGACTGTTGCACTGGCCTAAAGCAAGTCATTGAGAAGAGCAAGAAATGCCTGTGTGTCCTAATCAAGGACAGAGATGATCCCAATCTTGGCCTCAAGATAAACATAACGCTTGCACTAGCCCTCCCAACTCTCTGTCATTCACCCACTAACATATCTGAGTGTGTTA CTCTTCTGCATTTGGCACCTAATTCAACGGAGGCTAAAATATTTGAGGGACACTTGAACAGCACCGAAGGGAACACTACAACAACGGTTGGCAGCG TTAAAGGGAACTCCACCAGCAATGCATCAAGTAGCGGTGGGTTGGGAAAGAGGAGGTTGGGATGGAGCAAAGATGGTTTGTGGGATTTTACTATGTATTTTCACATCTTACCCACTTTCTCATATTTTGTAGTATTTTACGGCCCTCCGTAA